A single window of Sporosarcina sp. FSL W7-1349 DNA harbors:
- a CDS encoding MATE family efflux transporter, which yields MKQHDFTEGNIMKQLFFFSTPILITNLLQVSYQFIDSLWVGNLIGADALGAVALSGTVIFTVLSFVIGVNNAALTILSQQKGKGNEAGLRRYLNAFVVLLTAMAIVLGVAGYLLAEPILLLLGTPEKMVEMAASYLRINFIGILFLFGYNFIGTAFRAMGDSKSPLYFVLTAVILNAVLDPFFIAVCGWGIEGAGYATVVSQGIAFLVGIYYSIKGSRIPFSKPHLPARHEVLAILKLGIPAGLQMSVISAGVMAIMSVVASFGPAVVAGYGAAQRLDSLIMLPAQALGTAVNSMAGQNIGAGRWDRVHQITRYGFFYNLIVMLILAFAIVLFADYGIRLFITETEAADFGANYLKMIAFFYPFLGVNFILNGAVRAAGAMFQVLVLNIISFWLLRYPVTYFLSGLFGEKGIALGMGISFVISSIFAFLYYRYGKWKKVNAFADES from the coding sequence GTGAAGCAACATGATTTTACGGAAGGTAATATCATGAAGCAGCTCTTTTTCTTCTCGACACCTATCTTAATTACGAACCTACTGCAAGTATCTTATCAATTCATCGATAGCTTATGGGTCGGTAATCTGATCGGGGCGGATGCCTTGGGAGCTGTGGCATTGTCTGGAACAGTTATTTTCACGGTCCTCTCATTCGTAATCGGTGTGAATAATGCAGCGCTGACGATTTTATCCCAACAGAAAGGGAAAGGGAATGAGGCGGGGCTTCGGCGATATTTGAATGCTTTTGTTGTCCTCCTAACGGCTATGGCAATCGTGCTCGGTGTGGCAGGTTACTTGCTGGCAGAGCCCATTTTACTATTACTCGGAACGCCGGAGAAGATGGTGGAAATGGCTGCATCCTATTTGCGGATCAATTTTATTGGGATTTTGTTTTTATTTGGCTATAATTTCATCGGCACGGCCTTCCGAGCGATGGGAGACTCAAAGTCACCGCTTTATTTCGTGCTGACAGCTGTTATTTTGAATGCCGTATTGGACCCGTTTTTTATTGCTGTATGCGGTTGGGGCATCGAAGGGGCGGGGTACGCAACGGTAGTCTCGCAAGGAATCGCTTTTCTAGTTGGGATTTACTATTCCATCAAGGGAAGTCGCATCCCGTTTTCCAAGCCTCATCTTCCGGCGCGACACGAAGTACTCGCTATTTTGAAGTTGGGAATTCCCGCAGGTTTACAGATGAGTGTCATTTCCGCCGGGGTAATGGCCATCATGAGTGTGGTTGCTTCTTTCGGTCCCGCTGTCGTAGCCGGCTACGGGGCGGCCCAGCGGTTGGATAGCTTGATCATGCTGCCAGCGCAAGCGCTCGGAACAGCCGTCAACAGTATGGCGGGGCAAAATATCGGAGCGGGGAGATGGGACCGTGTGCACCAAATTACAAGGTACGGCTTCTTTTATAACCTCATCGTTATGCTTATTTTGGCGTTTGCCATCGTTCTGTTCGCGGATTATGGGATCCGACTATTCATCACGGAGACGGAAGCTGCCGATTTTGGTGCTAATTATTTGAAAATGATTGCTTTTTTCTATCCCTTCCTTGGCGTCAACTTCATCCTCAATGGAGCAGTCCGAGCAGCAGGAGCAATGTTTCAAGTTCTTGTTTTGAATATCATTTCGTTTTGGCTGTTGCGCTATCCGGTTACGTATTTCCTCTCGGGCCTTTTCGGTGAAAAAGGAATCGCTCTTGGCATGGGCATTAGTTTTGTTATCAGTAGTATCTTCGCGTTCCTTTATTATCGATACGGAAAATGGAAAAAGGTGAATGCGTTCGCAGATGAATCGTAA
- a CDS encoding AI-2E family transporter, which translates to MDALIELFRKKEVKRFIIFALIIILLFSVRSMMNLILLTFIFSFLMNRLVDFTAKRVQLNHKLIVITLYTLIVSILTVGVVKYLPLISLEISQLIKQMTNFFTQPHENPLLGMLESIISGEQIKAYIENGFSFLLKSFSDISKTSVQVLIALILSLFFLLEKPRLIKFTSKFKNSKIAPFYYEIEFFGKKFSRTFGKVIEAQFIIALVNTFLSVIVLMVLGYPQIVGLAIMIFFLGLIPVAGVIISLIPLTIIGFTIGGFLTVTYLLIAIMVIHAIEAYILNPKLMSSKTDLPVFYTFVVLIFSQNFFGVWGLIIGIPVFVFLLDILEVTDKEPAQTPLTQKDKSDS; encoded by the coding sequence ATGGATGCGCTAATAGAATTATTTAGAAAAAAAGAAGTAAAACGATTTATCATTTTTGCCTTAATCATCATTCTGCTCTTTAGTGTGAGAAGTATGATGAATTTAATCTTGCTTACCTTTATTTTTTCATTTTTAATGAATCGGCTCGTTGATTTTACGGCAAAGCGTGTTCAATTGAATCATAAACTGATTGTCATCACACTTTATACATTGATAGTCAGCATATTGACAGTGGGTGTTGTGAAATATTTACCACTCATCTCGCTGGAAATTAGCCAGCTCATTAAGCAAATGACGAATTTCTTCACGCAGCCACATGAGAATCCATTGCTTGGCATGCTGGAATCCATTATTTCCGGTGAACAGATTAAGGCCTATATCGAGAACGGCTTTTCGTTTTTACTGAAGTCATTTTCAGATATTAGTAAAACAAGTGTTCAAGTGCTAATCGCTTTGATTTTGAGCTTGTTTTTTCTTCTTGAAAAACCGCGCCTCATCAAGTTCACGAGTAAGTTTAAAAACAGTAAGATTGCTCCGTTTTATTATGAAATTGAATTTTTCGGAAAGAAATTTTCTCGTACATTCGGCAAAGTGATCGAAGCGCAATTCATCATTGCACTCGTCAATACATTTTTATCGGTCATTGTTTTAATGGTCCTTGGCTACCCGCAAATCGTCGGATTGGCCATTATGATTTTCTTCCTAGGGCTCATCCCTGTAGCAGGTGTTATTATTTCATTAATTCCCCTCACAATCATCGGTTTTACAATTGGTGGATTCCTGACCGTCACCTACTTACTCATCGCCATCATGGTCATCCATGCGATTGAAGCGTATATTTTGAATCCGAAACTGATGTCATCGAAAACGGATTTACCCGTTTTCTATACATTCGTCGTACTTATTTTTTCACAAAACTTCTTTGGCGTCTGGGGACTGATCATCGGAATTCCCGTCTTTGTTTTCCTACTCGACATACTGGAAGTGACCGATAAAGAACCTGCACAGACACCCTTAACTCAAAAAGACAAGTCGGACAGCTGA
- a CDS encoding STM3941 family protein, with product MNAIEIYPKKGRMFMLFFFSLLFTLLGVLFLWISTEEGSPFWLGVIGVITIAFFGLGGVYYVKELIIRKPAVMITDEGIIDRSSFIGAGLVKWEEIESVEFITMSGQLFLAIFTFDPNLIIDRSSGIKRILNKLNKGLLPSQVNIPANNLACSPEELMDKIGHQWQLKLDETFGEQA from the coding sequence TTGAATGCGATAGAAATTTATCCGAAAAAGGGAAGGATGTTCATGCTGTTCTTCTTTTCCTTGCTATTCACGTTGTTGGGCGTTTTATTTTTGTGGATATCAACGGAGGAAGGATCACCGTTTTGGCTAGGAGTAATTGGGGTCATAACCATCGCCTTCTTTGGCTTGGGCGGGGTTTATTACGTAAAGGAATTGATAATCCGAAAGCCCGCGGTCATGATCACGGATGAAGGCATTATCGATCGGTCCAGTTTTATCGGAGCCGGACTGGTGAAATGGGAAGAGATTGAGAGCGTTGAATTCATTACAATGAGCGGACAATTATTCCTCGCTATTTTCACCTTTGATCCCAACTTGATTATCGATCGCTCCAGCGGTATTAAACGCATATTGAACAAGCTCAATAAAGGGCTTCTTCCGTCACAAGTGAACATCCCCGCAAACAATTTAGCGTGCTCCCCGGAAGAACTTATGGATAAAATCGGCCATCAGTGGCAATTGAAACTGGACGAAACATTTGGAGAGCAAGCGTAA
- a CDS encoding T7SS effector LXG polymorphic toxin yields the protein MKILAVSPFHEGLRTNIDMLTRLKSEMEAVETAITAFVALDEAFKGEGGHAIRSFYNEVHLPFIRLFHMTQSDFLNVLERMDAALSALEPDPSGFIRESFLEGEVEQGLDEIAMVTASLTDEANQIMSKVADIIALPNMDDSDVQDGVYRSKKKRDNTVTELHAFDSEQTSVLSAIHDHLQVMQRWITDVEGMFTDDRSDIHFDTGQWAELLAKNLLQTDVQYQEKFTTGVLGGSESPKELQQSIESNLIEANKTIAATSKDEDLQRIYAALATEGAHLQTRARTKASVNDGNPDMQYKAVIGERANFQGLVPPNAGKAAKAVLDFLVMDDVNTILDKDASLLDKGMAIVSVTPIGKGIKAGRLGFKFLKKTFGGKTKDVGKVADPKKMGIVDNDKILTKNGAFRDAKRNAGIPNSTQHKKPVDVYDGSTENRRVYEFEVDGKKKYIIEHREDKFGRGPHFHGADDLKGSPLEKGRYNQYPGHSPEDLSGYKKKGNRGEGD from the coding sequence TTGAAAATTCTGGCTGTCAGTCCATTTCATGAAGGGTTGCGAACTAATATCGACATGCTGACCCGCCTGAAGTCGGAGATGGAGGCGGTAGAAACGGCCATTACGGCGTTTGTCGCACTTGACGAAGCGTTCAAAGGGGAGGGGGGCCATGCCATCCGGTCGTTTTATAATGAAGTCCATCTTCCGTTTATTCGGCTGTTCCATATGACGCAGAGTGATTTTCTAAACGTGCTCGAGCGCATGGATGCTGCCTTGAGCGCACTCGAACCCGATCCGTCCGGTTTCATCCGTGAAAGCTTCCTTGAAGGGGAAGTGGAGCAGGGATTGGATGAAATTGCAATGGTGACGGCGAGCTTGACCGATGAAGCGAACCAGATCATGAGCAAAGTGGCGGATATTATCGCGCTGCCGAATATGGACGACAGCGACGTGCAGGATGGCGTTTACAGGTCGAAGAAAAAGCGGGATAATACAGTAACGGAGCTGCATGCCTTTGATTCGGAACAGACAAGTGTATTGTCTGCCATCCATGATCATCTTCAGGTAATGCAGCGTTGGATCACGGACGTCGAAGGGATGTTCACGGACGATAGATCGGATATCCATTTCGACACCGGTCAATGGGCGGAACTGCTGGCGAAGAATCTTCTTCAGACGGATGTGCAATACCAAGAGAAGTTCACAACGGGTGTCCTCGGTGGTTCCGAGTCACCGAAGGAACTCCAACAGAGCATCGAATCGAACCTGATTGAAGCGAATAAAACGATTGCTGCAACTAGCAAAGATGAAGACTTGCAGCGGATCTATGCGGCGTTGGCAACAGAGGGAGCCCATTTACAAACGCGGGCCCGGACGAAAGCCAGTGTCAATGATGGCAATCCGGACATGCAATACAAGGCGGTCATTGGCGAGCGTGCGAACTTCCAGGGACTTGTCCCGCCAAACGCAGGCAAGGCTGCGAAGGCAGTCTTGGATTTTTTAGTCATGGACGACGTCAATACCATACTGGATAAGGACGCTTCCTTATTGGACAAAGGCATGGCCATCGTTTCGGTCACACCGATCGGAAAAGGCATCAAAGCGGGAAGACTAGGATTCAAGTTCCTGAAGAAGACATTCGGCGGCAAGACGAAAGACGTCGGCAAAGTGGCAGATCCGAAAAAGATGGGGATTGTGGACAATGATAAGATCCTAACAAAAAATGGGGCCTTCAGGGATGCAAAGAGAAATGCCGGGATTCCCAACTCTACTCAGCATAAGAAGCCTGTCGATGTTTACGATGGGTCAACCGAGAATAGACGAGTATATGAATTCGAAGTGGATGGAAAGAAAAAATATATAATAGAGCACAGGGAAGATAAATTTGGACGAGGTCCTCACTTTCATGGAGCGGACGATTTAAAGGGCAGTCCGTTGGAAAAAGGAAGATATAATCAGTATCCTGGACATTCACCAGAAGATTTAAGTGGTTATAAAAAGAAGGGAAACCGTGGGGAAGGTGATTAA
- a CDS encoding YxiF family protein, with translation MGKVINLGGERQAKMELLKRKSRRKKLIEELHFMDLPEAPFLDGDDNDSFCKKVFSLLLTKENKVQVQGEDYKENIQKSKRLLYELIAQIEDIPNEGRVLFFRENEIEAVLVQVNEVFRNLEKVLEVTKFSTGYGDFVLVGEDFNFGLCIERTEYFYELTVWGLE, from the coding sequence GTGGGGAAGGTGATTAATTTGGGCGGCGAAAGACAAGCCAAGATGGAGTTGTTGAAAAGAAAAAGCAGAAGGAAGAAGTTGATTGAAGAATTGCACTTCATGGATCTTCCGGAAGCCCCTTTTTTAGACGGTGATGATAATGATTCATTTTGTAAAAAAGTATTCTCATTACTTCTCACAAAGGAAAATAAGGTTCAGGTGCAAGGGGAGGACTATAAAGAAAATATTCAAAAGTCAAAGCGTTTATTGTATGAATTGATTGCTCAGATTGAAGACATCCCCAACGAAGGAAGAGTACTGTTTTTTAGAGAGAATGAAATAGAAGCTGTTTTGGTTCAAGTAAATGAAGTATTTCGTAATCTAGAAAAAGTTCTTGAAGTAACCAAATTTTCGACAGGGTATGGAGACTTTGTTCTCGTTGGTGAAGATTTCAATTTTGGATTATGTATAGAAAGAACAGAGTATTTTTATGAACTTACGGTTTGGGGGTTGGAATAA
- a CDS encoding DUF2247 family protein, whose protein sequence is MDLDADVLQIQIRNCRFALLADDLEELLNRVAEVYAVFDYPKDMESFINYLPPSDGFDPFLYTKEENEIRLIT, encoded by the coding sequence TTGGACTTAGATGCCGACGTTTTGCAAATTCAGATAAGGAACTGTCGATTTGCTTTGTTAGCAGACGACTTGGAGGAATTATTAAACCGGGTTGCCGAAGTATATGCTGTTTTTGATTACCCGAAAGACATGGAAAGCTTTATTAATTATCTGCCTCCTTCAGATGGTTTTGATCCTTTCCTATATACTAAAGAAGAAAATGAAATCAGGTTAATTACCTGA
- a CDS encoding DNA polymerase III, with the protein MDPQLLYHAYLPDDHQHFVYKEQVILDGIHCTTGSNHRYSNGGKVKMEITESLRPSHIPAWVDFREAIGVDLINRFTRSFCFPLFTDKILVFDGDISLSIYDQAFYEDVKDFDEEALNFDTGENIEHWIALYWKSMMTLNEYLLQKPYMKPEVLVFEPVPTELINICEENP; encoded by the coding sequence ATGGATCCACAACTTTTATATCATGCATATTTACCGGATGACCATCAACATTTTGTATACAAAGAGCAAGTCATACTGGATGGCATACATTGCACTACAGGATCCAACCATCGCTATAGCAACGGCGGCAAGGTGAAAATGGAAATTACCGAGAGCTTGAGGCCTTCTCATATACCTGCCTGGGTCGATTTCCGAGAAGCGATAGGAGTGGACTTGATAAACCGTTTTACTAGATCTTTCTGTTTTCCTTTATTTACCGATAAGATTCTAGTATTTGACGGCGACATTTCATTATCCATCTATGATCAGGCATTTTATGAAGATGTAAAGGATTTTGATGAAGAAGCCTTGAATTTCGACACTGGAGAAAATATAGAGCACTGGATTGCATTGTATTGGAAAAGTATGATGACGTTGAATGAATATCTTTTACAGAAACCATATATGAAGCCGGAAGTGTTGGTGTTTGAACCTGTTCCTACAGAACTCATCAACATTTGCGAGGAGAATCCTTAA
- a CDS encoding DUF2247 family protein: MCLMDIFKQNQISFDWKTVYAGVKLDLLKPSEISSYAVELLTHHPEIDDPNMIQLAWREEETDYEMVWIRLLKELGVQDLDLDADIWQIEKRKWRFALLASLKMEYPDDLEELLSQVAEVYADFDYPEGMESFINYLPPPDGFDPSRYTKEENVVRLFTLFNEFLNKELHYLQQYVV, translated from the coding sequence ATGTGTCTGATGGATATTTTTAAGCAGAACCAAATCAGTTTTGATTGGAAAACGGTTTATGCAGGGGTAAAATTAGATCTCCTAAAACCTAGTGAAATCTCTAGCTATGCAGTTGAGTTATTAACTCACCATCCAGAAATAGACGATCCAAACATGATTCAGCTTGCCTGGAGAGAAGAAGAAACAGATTACGAGATGGTATGGATACGTTTATTGAAGGAGTTAGGTGTTCAGGACTTGGATTTGGATGCCGACATCTGGCAAATTGAGAAAAGGAAATGGCGATTTGCTTTATTAGCTTCTCTGAAAATGGAGTATCCAGACGACTTGGAGGAATTATTAAGCCAGGTTGCCGAAGTATATGCTGATTTTGATTACCCTGAAGGCATGGAAAGCTTTATTAACTATCTGCCTCCTCCAGATGGTTTTGATCCTTCCCGATACACGAAAGAAGAAAATGTTGTCAGGCTATTTACCTTGTTTAATGAATTTCTAAATAAGGAGCTGCACTATTTACAGCAATATGTAGTTTAA